A single Polyangiaceae bacterium DNA region contains:
- a CDS encoding glycosyltransferase, whose translation MSLSVGVVVPNFRGGRFLRECLDSLLAQDYPELQIVVMDGGSDDDS comes from the coding sequence CTGAGTGTGGGTGTGGTCGTACCGAACTTTCGAGGCGGGCGGTTCCTTCGCGAGTGCCTGGATAGCCTACTGGCTCAGGATTACCCCGAGCTTCAGATCGTGGTCATGGATGGGGGATCGGATGACGATTC